From a region of the Hyalangium minutum genome:
- a CDS encoding NAD(P)H-binding protein, translating into MTIAILGAAGAVGKAVAAALRQRNIPFRAVGRNKARLEAAFKDYPGAELVEADLMTVEGARKASRGMSTLIHTAGVTYTEFERLPPMMRASIDGAVAEGVKRIVLATNVYPYGRPRTSPVKEDHPREPHTKKGQLRKQQEDLLLEAHAQGKLQGLVVRFPDFYGADAEYSFAIGMAQAAVAGKAANLVGNIDLPHEFIYIPDAGPVLVDLALRDDVWGEVWHCGGASTITQRQFVTQLFEAAGRKPKFRAAGSGLVRMIGLFDPFMRELFEMMYQWQETPLVLDDSKLRVKLGNVKKTSYEDGIRQTIGELKARTAK; encoded by the coding sequence GTGACGATCGCGATCTTGGGTGCAGCGGGGGCCGTTGGAAAGGCGGTGGCTGCGGCACTTCGGCAGCGCAACATTCCCTTTCGTGCCGTGGGCCGCAACAAGGCCCGGCTGGAGGCAGCCTTCAAGGACTACCCTGGCGCCGAGCTCGTGGAGGCGGATCTCATGACGGTGGAGGGAGCGCGCAAGGCCTCCCGGGGCATGAGCACGCTCATCCATACCGCGGGGGTGACCTACACCGAGTTCGAGCGGCTGCCGCCGATGATGCGCGCGTCCATCGACGGTGCGGTGGCCGAGGGCGTGAAGCGGATCGTCCTGGCCACCAACGTCTATCCCTACGGCCGGCCCCGCACCTCGCCCGTGAAGGAAGATCACCCGCGCGAGCCGCACACGAAGAAGGGCCAACTGCGCAAGCAGCAGGAGGATCTGCTGCTGGAGGCACATGCCCAGGGCAAGCTGCAGGGACTGGTGGTGCGCTTCCCGGACTTCTACGGGGCGGACGCGGAGTACAGCTTTGCCATCGGCATGGCTCAGGCGGCGGTGGCCGGCAAGGCGGCGAACCTGGTGGGCAACATCGATCTGCCCCACGAGTTCATCTACATCCCGGACGCGGGACCGGTGCTGGTGGACCTGGCCCTTCGCGATGACGTCTGGGGCGAGGTCTGGCACTGCGGTGGGGCGAGCACCATCACTCAGCGTCAGTTCGTCACCCAGCTCTTCGAGGCGGCGGGCCGCAAGCCGAAGTTCCGGGCGGCGGGCTCGGGGCTGGTGCGCATGATTGGCCTCTTCGATCCCTTCATGCGCGAGCTGTTTGAGATGATGTACCAGTGGCAGGAGACCCCCCTGGTGCTGGACGACTCCAAGCTGCGCGTGAAGCTCGGGAACGTGAAGAAGACGTCCTACGAGGACGGCATCCGCCAGACCATTGGGGAGCTCAAAGCTCGGACGGCGAAGTAG